The Bacillota bacterium LX-D genomic sequence GGACAGCTGGCTTGATATGCAAATTGAACAGCAAGTAAGGAAATTGAAGGTGGCTTAAAGAACATAGGTATGGCGGGCTTAGGCCCGCCTTTTTTATTAATCACAATGGTTGTTGCAGCAAATTAACAAAAGTAAGATGATAAAAACTAAAAAATTGTTGTCTCTATTAAAGATACCACCTAAAACACCGTCGTTACCGCAATTGCTCATGATTTTTCCCTCCCTTTAATAGTGTTGATTTGATACCTAATATACATTATGAAATAGTACGAGCAATTGTTAATGGGAAATGGTGAGGGGCTTATTGCAAAATTTTTCAAGCCTGATTTTAGTGATCCAATCCCAGCTTATTTTATTTTGTTGTGTTTTTTAATGCTTACCTTGTATTTTATCAAAGTAAAATATGTAACCCGTAAAGCATTATAAATTAATAAAGCACCTTATAATGGATGCTTTATTAATTCAGTTTTAAAAAGTATATTCTGTTATAACTTTTTTGACGACCATTTGACAACCACTAGAAAAATTTTGATTGAGATTTTAAAACTATAAACAACGTAAAATAAGGCTTTTGCGGTATGCTATTATATAAAAATAGCTTAAATCTTAATTCGGGACCAAGAGGCTGCGGGTTCAAATCCTGTCGTTCCGACCATTTTATAAAGTGACTATTAGCAATTAACTAATAGTCACTTTTTTATTTTTTTCCAAATAACATTTTCCTCTTAAGGCAATACTAGACTTGGGAGGTGTAGAGATGAGAGAAAGAGACGATCTAAAAGATATTAAACCATCAAAAAAGAAGGGTAAAAAATATGATCCTCTAGAAAGCTTAAAACTTGAAATTGCTGAAGAATTAGGGCTTTTAGAAAAGGTCAAAGCAGAAGGCTGGTCCGGTTTAAGTGCCAAGGAAAGTGGTAAAATTGGCGGTTTAATGAATAAAAGGATACGTTTAGGCAATTAACTGCTGTATATAAAAAGCTCGAAAGTGAAAATATAAAAATGAAAGGAGGAGATAATATGAGCTTAGAAGGGAAAAAAGGTAAAATAACCCGTAAAACTACTTTTAAAGATGGGGAACAAAGATCTAGATCCATATCAGGTAGAATTGGTTCCGCAACAATAGATTCTATAACCAGACCAGATCCACAAAAATGTTAGTTTAAAGACAAAATAGGAGGCTATGGAGGCCTCCTATTTTGTTATAATTAAGAAAAAAGACTTACTTATTGAATTTGATACATACCGTGGCTAGTCATGTAATTAAATAGTTCTTCGCCATGCTGCTGTTCTTCTTTTTGAATATGATTTAAAACCTGACGTACATTGGAATCTTGACATTCAAAAATAGTAGTGTCATAAGATCCTGAAATATACTTTTCTGTGTTAAGCATGTCGTTACATAAGAAGGCATCTTCGTTGTTAGACATTTGCGTTTGGTTGCTTTGTTGATTAGACAACATACTAAACTGTCGTGTTTGTTTTTGTTGCATTTGATTTTGCATTCCTTGCTGCATCTGCTGTCCCTGACTTTGTTGCTGAGAACTCTGCTGTTGTGACATTTGAGGGGTTTGACCACTTAAAATTTGATTAATTGAGTTTAAGTGTTGCTCTTCTTGTTGAGCAAGGTTGCTGAAAAGTTGTTTTAGCTGGGGGTCACTAGCTTTATTAGAGTAATCATTATATTTTTTGATACAGATTTCCTCATGGGTTTTTTGATCTTCAAGCAGCATTTTCTCTTTTTGACTTAATTTAACTTGCATTATTTACACCTCCAATTATATTTTTTAACAAGTTGAGAGTTTATATTCGTTAAGTTCAAATTTTTTATTAATCTAAACAGTATGATTAAAATAGCCAGTAAGAATGAAGGTGAATAATAAATGTTTGTGCACCTGCATTGTCATACAGAATACAGCCTTTTAGATGGTGCGGCACGGATTGAACGACTTACATCAAGAGCAAGTGAACTGGGTATGAATGCCTTAGCTATAACAGATCATGGTGTAATGTATGGTGTGGCCGATTTTTATAAATCCTGTCTTAAAAATAACATTAAACCTATTTTAGGCTGTGAAGTTTACGTGGCACCTAACAGTCGTCTGGACAAAAGGCCTAGAATAGACGACAGCCCCTACCATTTAGTTCTACTGGCCAAGGATTTAATTGGTTACCAAAATCTTTTAAAACTTGTATCTTTGGCTTCAATTGAAGGATTTTATTATAAGCCTAGGGTAGATAAAGAAGTATTAGCAGAATATAATCAAGGATTGATCGCTTTAAGTGCATGTTTGGCTGGAGAAATACCTCGATTGATTTTAAACAGGCAATTTGAAGAAGCTGGACAAAAAGCATTACTTTATCAAGATATATTTGGCAAAGAGAATTTTTATCTGGAAGTACAGGATCATGGTATTAGGGAACAAAAAGAAGTAAACCAATATTTGATTACTTTGAGTAAGGATTTAAAAATACCATTAGTTGCAACAAACGATTTACATTATGTTGATAAGGAACAGGCAGAAATACATGATGTGCTTCTTTGTATTCAAACAGGAAAAACAATGTTAGATGCAGATCGGATGCGTTTTCCAACCCAGGAGTTTTATCTAAAAAGCTCAGAAGAAATGTCTCGCCTTTTTGCCCATATTCCTGAGGCAATAACTAATACAGTTGAAATTAGCGAACGATGTCAAGTTGAGCTTTCCTTTGGACATCATATTTTACCTAACTATTCAGTACCAGAAGGCTTTACAGTAGATACATATTTAG encodes the following:
- a CDS encoding spore coat protein, whose product is MQVKLSQKEKMLLEDQKTHEEICIKKYNDYSNKASDPQLKQLFSNLAQQEEQHLNSINQILSGQTPQMSQQQSSQQQSQGQQMQQGMQNQMQQKQTRQFSMLSNQQSNQTQMSNNEDAFLCNDMLNTEKYISGSYDTTIFECQDSNVRQVLNHIQKEEQQHGEELFNYMTSHGMYQIQ
- a CDS encoding small, acid-soluble spore protein, alpha/beta type, giving the protein MRERDDLKDIKPSKKKGKKYDPLESLKLEIAEELGLLEKVKAEGWSGLSAKESGKIGGLMNKRIRLGN